TTCATCGACGGCTTCAGGATTTGCAAGCGTTGAAATATCGCCTACTTCCTGACCGAGTGCCTTCGCTCGGATTACCCGACGCATGATTTTTCCGCTGCGTGTTTTTGGAACATCAGAAACAAACCAGATTTCATCGGGTTTCGCAATTTTACCAAGCTCTTTTGAAACATGTTCAGCAAGTTGCTTTCTCAGTTCTTCAGATGGAGTTACGCCTTTTTTCAAAACAACAAAAGAGGTGATTGATTCTCCTTTGAGTTCATGGGGTTTTCCAATCACTGCTGCCTCTGCAACCATCGGATGACTGACTAATGCTGATTCTACCTCTGAGTTGCCAATCCGATGACCTGATATCTTGAGAACATCATCTGCTCGTCCCTGTATCCAGAAGTATCCATCATCATCTTTTCTTGTAACATCTCCGGCAAGGTACACACCGTTAAATTTACTCCAGTACGTCTCTTTATACCGTTCTGGACCCTTATGAATACCTCGGAGCATGCCGGGCCACGGATGGGTAATGACGAGATTTCCGCCTGCGTTTTTCACTGGTTTTCCTTCCTCGTTGTACACATCGGTTGCAAGTCCTGGAAGTGCACGGGTTGCTGAACCAGGTTTCAACGGCGTTATCGGCAATGGTGAAATGACAAAATGACCTGTTTCAGTTTGCCACCAGGTATCCATGATTTGACAGCGTTCGCCTCCAATATGTTTGTAGTACCAGATCCATGCTTCAGGGTTAATTGGTTCTCCAACTGAGCCGAGAAGTCGCAGCGTACTTAGATTATGTTTTTTTACCCATTCCTCTCCAAATCGCATGAACAGACGAATACTCGTCGGTGAAGTATACAGAATGGTAACACCGTATTTTTCGATGATTTCCCACCATCGATCTGGTTGCGGCCAGTCGGGTGCCCCCTCATAGATAATCGAGGTTGCACCGAGAATAAGCGGTGCATATACAATATATGAATGACCTGTAATCCAGCCGACATCAGCGGCACACCAGTAAATATCCTCATCTTTGATGTCAAAAACCCATTTCAGAGTGTATCCTGTACCAACAGCGTATCCGCCATGAGCATGAATGATTCCTTTTGGTTTTCCGGTTGTACCTGAGGTATACAAGAAGAACAAGGGATCATTTGCATCAAGTTTTTCAGTGGGGCATTCATGGGACATGTTTTTCGTAATGTCATGCCACCAGAGATCACGTCCTTCGGTCCAATCTACCGGGTCATCGGTTCGTTTGTAGACAATGACATGTTTGACACTCGGTGTTTCTTTGAGTGCTTCATCGGTTTGTTTTTTCAAGGGTACTTTTTTACCCCGGCGCCAGAAACTATCACAGGTGATCACTGCTGCTGCTTCGCAATCATTCATCCGATCACGGAATGCAGTTGCACTAAACCCTGAGAACACCACGGAATGGATGATGCCAAGTTTTGCACAGGCAAGCATTGCGATGGGGAGCTCAGGAATCATGGGAAGATAGATACCAACGCGATCTCCTTTTTTCAACCCAAGTTTTTTTAATGCGTTTGCAAGTTTGTTAACCTCAATGGATAAGTCGTGGTAGGTTAATTTTCGAACGTCTCCTGGTTCGCCT
The Candidatus Thermoplasmatota archaeon DNA segment above includes these coding regions:
- the acs gene encoding acetate--CoA ligase; translated protein: MAPENVSVLLDEKRVFKPSKEFVNQTNVKQWMDKHGIKTLDDLYKKAENWEWFWSEIAKEIVEFYTPYKKLIEWNLPYAKWFVGAQYNIVHDCVDKHVHSWRKNKVAYIFEGEPGDVRKLTYHDLSIEVNKLANALKKLGLKKGDRVGIYLPMIPELPIAMLACAKLGIIHSVVFSGFSATAFRDRMNDCEAAAVITCDSFWRRGKKVPLKKQTDEALKETPSVKHVIVYKRTDDPVDWTEGRDLWWHDITKNMSHECPTEKLDANDPLFFLYTSGTTGKPKGIIHAHGGYAVGTGYTLKWVFDIKDEDIYWCAADVGWITGHSYIVYAPLILGATSIIYEGAPDWPQPDRWWEIIEKYGVTILYTSPTSIRLFMRFGEEWVKKHNLSTLRLLGSVGEPINPEAWIWYYKHIGGERCQIMDTWWQTETGHFVISPLPITPLKPGSATRALPGLATDVYNEEGKPVKNAGGNLVITHPWPGMLRGIHKGPERYKETYWSKFNGVYLAGDVTRKDDDGYFWIQGRADDVLKISGHRIGNSEVESALVSHPMVAEAAVIGKPHELKGESITSFVVLKKGVTPSEELRKQLAEHVSKELGKIAKPDEIWFVSDVPKTRSGKIMRRVIRAKALGQEVGDISTLANPEAVDEIGKAA